One Anaerolineae bacterium genomic window carries:
- a CDS encoding ABC transporter ATP-binding protein, whose product MHNSGKKNGALLEVQEIHSYYGDSHVLQGCSLRVGQECVAVLGRNGMGKTTLLRSIIGLNPPRMGRIIWKGQDIVGKKPFEIAQLGIGYVPQGRRLFPSLSVEEHLSLTYRRTGRPDEWTPQRVFELFPELAERRRLSGARLSGGEQQMLAIGRALVTNPELILLDEPSEGLSPVAVERVIATCRELRKNRIAILLVEQNIHVAHDLADRVYIMVNGNTVYESSAAEFLDNPELRYKYLGV is encoded by the coding sequence ATGCATAACTCAGGCAAAAAGAACGGCGCACTCCTCGAAGTCCAAGAAATCCATTCCTATTACGGGGACAGCCATGTCCTTCAGGGATGCTCCCTGAGGGTCGGCCAGGAATGCGTCGCCGTGCTGGGGCGCAACGGGATGGGGAAGACCACCCTCCTGCGCTCGATCATCGGGCTGAACCCCCCGCGGATGGGGCGTATCATCTGGAAAGGGCAGGATATTGTCGGGAAAAAGCCCTTTGAGATCGCCCAGCTTGGTATCGGATACGTGCCCCAAGGCCGCCGGCTCTTCCCCTCCCTCTCGGTGGAGGAGCATCTCAGCCTGACCTACCGGCGCACCGGTCGGCCGGACGAGTGGACCCCGCAAAGGGTCTTCGAGCTGTTCCCGGAGCTGGCAGAGCGCCGGCGGCTCAGCGGCGCCCGCCTCAGCGGCGGCGAACAGCAGATGCTCGCCATTGGGCGCGCCTTGGTGACCAACCCTGAGCTTATTCTTCTGGATGAACCTTCCGAGGGTCTGTCCCCCGTGGCAGTGGAACGGGTGATCGCGACCTGTCGGGAGCTGCGCAAAAACCGCATCGCTATCCTCCTGGTGGAGCAGAATATCCACGTCGCCCATGACCTGGCGGACCGTGTCTATATCATGGTCAACGGCAACACGGTGTACGAATCCAGCGCCGCCGAATTCCTGGATAACCCCGAACTGCGCTACAAGTACCTGGGCGTGTAG